In Mucilaginibacter sp. KACC 22063, the genomic stretch CGCTGTAAACTGGTATCAGTTCCGTATCCCTATTACATCGTATCAGTCAAAAGTTGGTAATATTGAAGACTTTAAGGCCATCCGCTTTATCCGGATGTTCATGACCAATTTTGCCGATACTGCAGTATTGCGTATGGCAAGTTTACAACTGGAACGAGGCGAGTGGCGTAATTATAATACAGAAAACAGTACTACTAAAGTAATAGCCGATCCTGCGCTGGTTAATCCGCCGCTTGATAATTCAAGCCTTGATGTAAGTACTGTAAATATTGAGGAGAACGGTAACCGCACGCCGATACCTTATGTCGTTCCGCCGGGTATTACGCGCCAGCGCGATTACAATAACCTGCGTACCGATACCCGCTTAAATGAGCAATCACTTTCGGTAACGGTAAACAACCTGCGCGATGGTTATTCACGTGCCGCTTACCGAACTTTTTACAATGACCTGCGCTCATATAAGCATATCAATATGTTTATCCACGCTGAGGGGCAATTGTTAAGGGACAATGACATCAGCGCATTTATACGTTTGGGAGTAGATTACCAGGATAACTATTACGAGTACGAGATCCCGCTAAAGGTCACCCCGCAAAGTACCCGCGACCCGGATGCGATTTGGCCTGCCGCCAACGAGCTCGATTTAGCGCTCGATGTATTAACCAATGCTAAGCTGGCGCGTAACAATGCAAGGCTTAACGGGCAGCCATGGCCGCTTACCACGCCGTTTGTTTATATGGACGGAAAGAACAAGGTGACCATTAAAGGCCAGCCTGATCTTAGCCGCCTGCGTGCTATTATGTTAGGTGTGCGCAACCCGTATAAAAATGGCAGTACTACCGATGATGGTATGGATAAGAGCGCCATTGTTTGGTTTAACGAATTACGCCTTACCGATTTTGACCAACGCGGCGGTTGGGCAGCCACTGCACGCCTTAATGCAAAACTGGCCGACTTTGCCGATGTAACCATTGCAGGCAGCAAAAGCACTGTTGGCTTTGGTGCCATTGATCAAAGTGTAAGCCAGCGCAGCCGTAGCGATAACCAGGCTTATGACGTAGCCGCAAATGTGGAGCTGGGTAAGTTGTTCCCGGATAAGAAGGGCATCCATATACCCATGTTTGTGGATGTATCTAACCAAACCAGTATGCCGCAATTTGACCCCGCACAACCGGATATTGAATTGAAGAAAACACTGGCTGCTGCACCTGATGCTAAAGCCCGGGACTCCATTAAAAATGTAAGCGTGGATTATACCATGCGCAAGAGCATTAACTTTACTAATATACATAAGGTAAAAACTACCGCTGCCGCGCCTAATCATGTTTGGGATATAGAAAACTTTAACCTAACGTATGCCTACAGCGAATACGAGCACCACGACTTTATAACGCAGAGCGACCTGCAAAAAACCTATCGCGCTGCACTGGCTTATAACTACAGTAATCAGCCTAAATATTACAGCCCTTTCCAGAAAACATTTAAGAAAAACTGGATGACCCTATTCAGGGACTTTAACTTTAGCGTACTGCCAACCCGGTTGAACTTTAACATTACGTTCGATCGTTTTTACTCTGAAAATACACTGCGTAACAACGACCCGAATAACTATATCCCTATCCCGACAACGTTCAACAAAAATTTCCTGATCACCCGTGTTTATGGTATTGGCTGGAACCTGACCAAAAACCTGCAAATGGATATCGACGCAACTAACCTTGCCGTGGTTGACGAGCCTGCCGGGCGTGTGAACGGGTTAAAACGCGATACCCTATGGGATAACTTGTTAAAGCTGGGCCGTACCACAAATTACAACCACACGCTTAACTTTAACTATAACGTACCGCTGAATAAAATTCCGGGGTTTGATTTTATGAATGTGGTGGCGCGATACAGTACTAACTTTAACTGGCAAAGTCAGCCCGAGTTTGCGCTTAACCAAGCTGATTACAACGTTGGTAATACCATTCAAAACTCGCGGACGATACAGTTAAATCCAACCCTTAATATGCTGACGCTGTACAACAAATTCAGCAGCATCCGTAAAGACAATAATAAGCAGGGCGGTGGTTCGGTTTGGGTAAGCCTGCTCACCAGTATCAAAAATATCAGTGGTACTTATACGCGTACCGAAGGTACCTTCCTGCCGGGGTACCTGCCCCGCACCAATTACTTTGGTCAGGATTTCAGTTATAACGCACCGGGGCTGGGTTTCTTGTTGGGCAGCCAGGCAGACATACGCGCCAAGGCAGTTGCCAATGGCTGGATCACTACTGATACATTACAAAACCAGCTGTATTATAAAACCTTGAACGAGAACCTCAATTTCAGGGCAGTGCTGGAGCCATTCCATGACCTGCGTATCGAGTTAATGGCATTACGTACGCAAGACCGAAACTACCAAACTAATTTTAAATACCTGCCAGGTGTAGGCTTTAGTAATTTAGGTGCGGTAACTTCCGGTGATTATAGTGTTTCTTATTTTTCGTTGGCAACTGCTTTTTCTAAAGCTACAGGAATTAATAATACATCAGGTGTATTTCAGCAATTTCTAAATAACCGTACTATCATATCGCAGCGCTTAGGCCGCCAAAACCCTAACTCTACCGGCTCTGTAACTGATGGCTATGCCGATGGTTATGGGTCTAATCAGCAAAATGTACTGATACCGGCATTCCTTGCCGCATATTCAGGTAAAAACGCATCAAGTGTAAGCCTTAATAATTTCCCAAATATCCCTATCCCTAACTGGCAGATCACTTATAATGGTTTAAGCAGGTTGCCATTCTTCGCCGATTTGTTTGACTCGTTCGACTTACGCCACGGCTACCGGTCTACCTATACAGTTAACAGTTATAATACTTTGATCCAATACAGGGATGTAAACGGCTCATCCTTTACCCGAGATGCCAATAATGACTTCCTGCCGTTTTACCAGTTTTCGCAGGTAACGCTGTTTGAGCAGTTTGTGCCGCTTATTGGTATCGATGTACGTTTCAGAAACAGCGTAACCTCTACCTTTGAGTATCGCAGAAGCCGTACTTTAAGCCTTAGCTTGCTGAACAGCCAGCTGGCGCAGCAAAATGAAAATATCCTGGTGTTTGGCTTTGGTTACCACACCCGTAACTTCAAGTTCCCTTTTGGTTTGTTTAACAACACCCTGCTTAAAAACGATATGAACTTTAAGCTGGATGTAGCCGTACGGGATAATGTTACCCTTATTTACCGTGCCGATGTACAGCAGGCCGAAATATCATCAGGTGCAAAAAATATTACGCTAAGGCCATCTATTGACTATGTGATAAACCAACGCTTTAACCTTAGCCTTTTCTACGATAGTAATATTACTAAGCCATACACATCGCAGGCGTTTAACACGGCTTTTACCAACTTTGGTATTAACTTAAAATTGTTGCTACAATAAAAAAGGCATCCCTAAAGGATGCCTCAAAAAGTGATTTTGTCAATAATAGATCAGTCTACTTTTGTAACCTTGCCTGAGCCTATTTTGCTGGTACTGATTTGTGCATTACCTGTGTAAAACACGCTGCCAGAACCAATAAGGCTCGAGTGTATTTCTTTATCTGCATGAATGTAAGCTTCTCCCGAACCGGTAATGGTAAATTTTGCAGTAGAGGTGCTAAAATTTTTGGCTTGTAATTGACCTGATCCGCTGATCATGGCATCTACCTTTGATGCGCTGCCATCTATCTTTACACTACCTGATCCGCTGATTACCGCATGAAATTCATTTGCTTTTGCAGAAGCGCTGATGCTGCCAGAACCACTCATTACAGTAGTAAAGCTATCAGCATTAATTAATCCGTCAACCGTCATAGTGCCCGATCCGCTGTTAACTAATGTCTTTAATGATTTGGCAGTAATGTAGACATCGATCTTCTGAACATCCTGAAAAAGTTTCCATTCTGATTTTTTGATCTTGATCTGTAGTGAACCGCCGTTTTCTACAAACGTTTCAATTTTATCCAGCAAACGCTGGTCGGCGTTAATGGTAAGGCTTTCGGTATTGCCAAGTTTAATGTGGACATTAAATGGGCCGGCAGCAGCAACACTATTAAAATCTGATACCGTGCGCGATTCTTCTTTGCTTTGTGCTGATGATGTTATTGTAGTTGCGGCTAAAGTGAAAGCAGCAATTAATGTAAAGGCAAGTCTTTTCATACTCTGATTGTTTAAGGAGTAGACAGTAGTTTACGGCCAAACGTTGCATCATCAAAAACTTATTGCATAAAAAAACCGCCTTTATATAAGCGGCTTTTATAATCTGATCAGTTACTTCCGCTCGATAAACTTGTGGAAAGTGCTTTTGTTGCTGTCTTCATATAGCAGATCGAGTTTATGCTTGTCAAAATTCTCAAAGAAATCGTCCCAGCTAATTTCTTCAAACTCGTCGCTTTTGCTGTGCTCTGGAAAGTGAATTCTTAACACGCCAGAATTATCGGCCTTGCCGGTATCCTTAATTTTTGAAGGCACGCCACCGTGCGATTCAGCCCACTGCTGTATCTTTTTATGATCGTGTGTTGTTTGCGATGCGTTGCTCATAATTCAGTTATTTAGTTTCTGAATTTAACAGCAAGTTAAATTTATTGTTTCAGGCGGCGGCTCTTAACTGTTCTAACCGCTTTTTTCGCTCCTTCGATAATTTTTTCAAAAGGCGCTTACGCTTACGTTCGGTTTTTTTCTTTTGTTTCTCTACCTTATTGCGTTCGTGCTCGGCCATTTTTACTTTGGTTTGCTCCTGTTTTTTGGCATCCAACCCGGCACAAGGCTTTAGCCCGTTAAATAATGAGTTCCAAACTGTTTTAAAGAACGGGAAATAAAAAGGGCGTTTAAAATTCACATAGCCAATGCGTGGGGCATCGCCGGGATTATCCGGGTTATTATGGCTGATCATGATTGCATTGGCATACAAAGTTGCCAAAAGGTTGCGTTTCATTTTGTCTTTTACGGTATCAGCTTTAAGCACCTGCACAACAAGCTTGTTATAAAGCATATTTACCTTGCCCTTTGTGCCTTTAAGGCTGCCGTCAAAACTAAAGTCGAGGCGGTTTAAATAACCCGATTTTACCGCTACCGATGCAAGGGGAACACTTGCCGGGTTAATATCCGACAAATCCATCGCACCCATGGTGCCATTAAAACTGAACGGACGAGTTTTATCAGTAAGGTTAAAGCTGAAATTTACCTCAAGCGGTGCCTCTTTCATAAAGGTAGTGTTCAGCTTTACCCTGGCTGTATTATTCTTCAGCAGTGCTGTCGAATCATTGCTGATATTGTAAAACCGACCATGTGTATTAGTAAAATCAACATGCCCGATTCGTTTGGTTTTCTTGTTGTATTCCTGGTACTCTACATTGATGTTTTTGATCTTTATGGTATCTACCTTAAATTTTGACGGTATCAGATAAATAGCTGCATTCGGGAAACTCTGCCGCTTGTCGGTAGTCAGCTTTTTGGGATCGAAAAGCGGATTGCTGAATACGATAAAGTTTCCGTTACTTAAATCAATGCTGGATGCCCTGAACGTGTTTGACTTGCTGTAGATGTTATAATCAAAATTGTTGATCTGCACAGAATCAAGCCTGATGGTAAAGCGGTCTTTTTTTGCCTTCCTGAAAAAATCAAAAGGTGCAGCAGTTGGTGTTAAGGTTATTCCGTTTATATTTAATTTCGAGGTGAACGTTGAAAACTTTATCTCCTTAACTTTATAGCTATATACACCGTTAAGCGGATAGCCGCTGTAATTATAAAGCTCGGCGGTAACATCCCGGCAAAAAAGAAAACGGCTTTTATCAAATTGCGTTGCCGAATCAATGAGCAGATCTGTTGCAGTAAGGTTTAGCTCTTTAAATTTAGATACGGCTATTTTCCCATTTTTATAGTTCTCATACCTCAGCGATACATCATTGAACATCACACTGCCAAACCTTAGCATTTTAAGCGACTTTGAAATTTGCTGATAAAGCGTTTGGTGCTTTTTATTGGTGGTATCTTTCTTTGGGTCCATGTTATGTGCTATCCGCAGATCCGGTGCACTTAACACTAAGTCGCCTATGTTAAGTTGGTGCTTAAAATATAGCTGGAAAGGGTGCACATGCTTTAGCAGTAACTTTTTAGCATGGATTTCATAAATATTATCGGGTGCCAGGTGATTAGCACGCAGCTGCTTGTAAACGTTTGTATCAGGGATCAATTTTACATTATAAAACACCACCCGCCCCTGCAAAATGTGGAGATGCACATCATCATAATCAATATGGTATAGTCCTTTGCTGCCTTTTAAAACAGATTTTTTAATTTTTTCTGATAAAATGGGCTGCCAGTACCTGTTGGCAATAAAGGCTGCTATCAAGATCAGCCCAATTAAACCAAGCAATACAGCAGCAATTATTTTTTGCCAGCGGCTTTTTAAAAAATTTACTGCCATCAGTAAATCGGTTATTGAATTGATTTTTGATACATATATTAATTAACAGGCTTAAAATAGTAAAAGTTTATGATGCAAACTGTAGTTGTTATAATAAACAACCATTTTGTTAAAAGCTGACAAACTGTCATTTGTTCAGAATATTTTATTTATTTTTGCAAACATTTTATTTTATACAATGATGGATTTTGTTGTTCCGGATAAAGCGCATGATGAGAGCAGGCAGGGCGAGGCTTTAATGCTGGAAACCAAGGCTGATAAAAGCGGACGTAAGCTATATATTGAGAGTTATGGCTGCGCCATGAATTTCTCTGACAGCGAGATTGTTGCGTCTATTTTATTAGATAAGGGTTTCGAAACCACTAACGATTTTACAATTGCTGATGCAATTTTTATTAATACCTGCTCTATCCGTGAGAACGCAGAAGTGCGCGTTCGTAACCGGCTGAAAGAGTTTAAGGTTGCCAAGCAACGCAACCCCGGCATGGTAGTAGGTGTACTGGGCTGCATGGCCGAGCGCCTTAAAGCGAAATTTTTAGAAGAAGAAAAACTGGTAGATATTGTGGTAGGTCCAGATGCTTACCGTGATTTACCTAACCTGATTGAACAGGCCGATGGCGGCCAACGTTCGGTTAACGTATTGCTATCGCGCGAGGAAACTTATGCAGATATTAATCCCGTACGGTTAAATACAAATGGCATCAACGCCTTTGTATCCATTATGCGTGGCTGCGATAACATGTGTTCATTCTGCGTGGTGCCATTTACCCGTGGTCGCGAGCGTAGCCGTGACGCACACTCCATCGTTAAAGAATGTACAGATCTGTTTAATGCAGGTTACCGCGAAGTAACTTTATTAGGCCAGAATGTTGATTCATATAAGTGGAAACCTACCTCTCCCCAGCCCTCTCCGGAGGAGAAGGAGCTTGGTGAACAACCAGGACAATCAAAAGTCCTCCCCCTCGGGGAGGATTTAGGAGGGGTCGTCAACTTCGCCAATCTGCTCGAAATGGTAGCACAGATCCATCCTGATCTGCGCGTACGTTTCTCTACTTCGCATCCGAAAGATATTACTGACGAAGTGTTGTACACCATGAAAAGGTACGACAACATTTGTAAATATATTCACCTGCCGGTACAATCAGGTAATACCCGGGTACTGGACATCATGAACCGTACTTATACCCGCGAGTGGTATATGAACAGGATCGATGCCATCAGGCATATTTTGCCGGGTTGCGCTATATCTACCGATATAATTACCGGATTTTGTACCGAGACCGAAGAAGAGCATGCCGAAACCCTGAGCATGATGGATTATGTGAAGTATGATTTTGCTTACATGTTTATGTATTCTGAACGCCCGGGTACATTAGCTGCAAAACGCTATGCCGACGATATTCCGGAAGACGTAAAAGCGCGCCGCCTGAACGAAGTAATTGCTAAACAACGTGAGCATGCGCATTTACGATTATTGGAAAAAGTAGGCACCGTACAGAAAGTGTTGATTGAAGGCTACTCAAAAAAATCGACCAACGACTACTGCGGCCGAAGCGACGAAAATTCAATGGTGATTTTTCCGGTAGACGAACGCTTTAAACCAGGCCAATATGTAAATGTATTGGCAGACCGTTGCACAACAGCAACGCTACTGGGTAGAATTGTTGAATAGTTTTTAGATACAAGAAACAAGAGCCGAGAAACAAGACCTTTAATAAAGCATAATTTTAAGAACTTGAAAGTATGGCAAAAGGCGATGTATCTTACAGATTTAACATATAGCTATTGCAAGGACTTACCAGCCGACGAAAGATTTAATTTGATTGATCAGATTAATCGCTGTTCGGTTTCAATAGCTTCGAATATTGCCGAAGGATCTGGAAAACGCACAAACACTCATAATGCTGAGTTTTTGTCAACGTCTTTAAGTTCATCATATGAGTTAGAGACACAACTTTTAATTTGTAGAAGAAGGGGCTACGGGCACAGTGACAAATTAGATAACTGCTTACAATTATTTGATGAAGTTCAAAAAATGATTTTTGCATTTCGGGAACACGTAATTAATAAAGCTGTTATATCTTAATCTTGTCTCTTGTTCTGGTCTCTCGCTTCTTAATTCTGCATCTGCATAATGGACGTACAAGAAATAAAACAACGCTTTGGTATCATCGGTAGTTCACCGTTGCTTAACCGTGCCATTACTATTGCCAGCCAGGTTGCGCCGACTGATATTTCGGTGCTGATAACCGGTGAGAGCGGTAGTGGTAAAGAGGCTTTTTCACATATTATACATCAGTTAAGTCCACGCAAACATGGGCCCTTTATTGCTGTAAACTGTGGCGCTATTCCTGAAGGCACGATAGACTCTGAACTTTTCGGACACGAAAAAGGTGCTTATACCGGTGCAGTAGGCGAGCGTAAAGGTTACTTTGAAACAGTTAACGGTGGTACTATATTTTTAGATGAAATTGGGGAAATGCCGCTGGGTACACAGGCAAGGCTGTTGCGGGTGCTGGAGTCGGGCCAGTTTATCAGGGTAGGGTCATCAAAGGTAGAGAAAACCAATGTGCGCGTTATTGCAGCAACAAACGTTGATGTGTATGATGCCGTAAAAGCAGGTAAATTTCGCGAGGATTTATATTATCGTTTAAATACCGTTCCGTTACGTATACCGCCTCTGCGCGACCGTAAAGAGGATATCTATCTGTTGTTTCGCAAGTTTGCTTCTGATTTTACAGATAAATACCGCACCCCGCCAATTCAGTTGGATGAAGGCGCGCAGCAGGTACTCATAAACTACTCGTGGCCGGGCAATGTACGCCAGCTTAAAAATATGGCCGAGCAGTTAGCCGTACTGGAGCGCGACCGTACCATTACGGCTCAAATGCTGCTGAATTATATCCCGGCCGAATCTGGCAGATCAAACTTACCAATGCGCCTCGACAATCAGCCCAAAGAAGATTTTTCAGAACGCGATCTGCTTTACAAGGTGCTTTTCGATATGAAACGGGATATGGTAGAGCTTAAAAAGCTTGTAGCAGAAATTATAGAGCATGGCGGCGTATCACCAACGTATAATAACACACAGGCTATCAGCCAGCTTTACCGCGATATTGAAATACCCCATCAGGAGACACAATTAACTATACAGCAGCCCGTTACTGTAAATAACAACACAAAAGATCCTTTTAATATTACACCGCATGATGAGGAGGTGGAAGAATCGTTATCGTTAATTGAAAAAGAATCTGACCTGATACGCAAAGCTTTAAAAAAGCATAAAGGCAAACGTAAGCTTGCTGCTAACGAGCTGGGCATATCAGAGCGTACATTATACAGAAAGATTAAAGAATTAAATTTATAAGATGCTAAAGCGAAAGCTCTTTATTTATGCAGCGGTTGCCATGCTGGTCTGCATTACACAATCATGCAGCTACAGGCTTGATACCAACTCTATACCCTTAAGTTTAAAAACGATAAATATCGGTTTTTTTGAAAATAATGCGCCAATGGTGGTGGCTAACCTTAGCCAGCAGTTTACAGAAAGCCTGAAAGACCGCGTCCGCTCGCAAACCAGGTTAAGCATTGTAAGGGGCGAGGCTGATGCCATGATGACCGGTAATATTATCGGTTACAGCATTGCGCCCGTATCTGTACAGGCGCCTACCACCAACAGTGCCCCGCCTATTGCAAGCGCCAGCCGTTTAACCATCACTGTTAGTGTAAAGTTCAGCACCAACACCTCGAACAAAGAGGATAAAAAGATTGACTTTGACCAGCAGTTTAGTGAATATACCGATTTTAATGGCGATATCGGCAACAAAGAACAAGCACTGATAGCCATTATAAACCGTAAACTGATAGACGATATTTTTAATCGTGCCTTTAATAATTGGTAAGCAATTTGTACTTTCAACCACATGGAGCAGCAGGAAAAAGACCGTCAGGCGGAAGCATTATGGAGCGTTTTAGCCAATCCGGCCGAAAAACGCCTGCATTTATACGACCTGCAAAACCTGGTAAATTATAATCCGCAAAGCGGTTTGCTGCATATGCTTATTGCCCGCTCAGGCAATGAGGCCTTTATTAAAAGTGCAGCAGTTTATTATAACAGCCTTTCGCTTTTCAAACTGGTGAATGGACGCGAGCCGCTTGCTGAAGTAAAGCCTGAGCAAATCATTAACTTGGACACGCTGCAATCTGAACAGGCGCCACCGCTTGATCCTTTGCTTACCCAGGAGTTTTCGGGTTATGAACCAACAATTGAAGACCTTGCACGGGCAGAAATTAACAAGCGCAAGTTTGGCTCTGAAACGGAATGGTCGATCTATGATGATTTAGAAGACCAGCAAAGCCCGGAGCCTGCTCATTTAAACGAGCCGGAAATAGCCACAACGCATTATACCGAACCTGTAATTGATGATGCGCCTGCCGAAAGTCCGGCAGAAGTTACCCTGAACGAGACAATAGCCACGCCAACGACTGAACTAACTCCTCTGGTAGTAAATGAAGAAGCGGCTGCGGTTACGGATAATACTTCAGCAGAATCAGAACAGCCTTCTGTTAATTACCACGACCGTTACCGGGATTATACGGTTGCTGAAACAGAACACGAACCGGAAGTTTTTCAAGTCCCCGAACCTA encodes the following:
- a CDS encoding DUF748 domain-containing protein, giving the protein MAVNFLKSRWQKIIAAVLLGLIGLILIAAFIANRYWQPILSEKIKKSVLKGSKGLYHIDYDDVHLHILQGRVVFYNVKLIPDTNVYKQLRANHLAPDNIYEIHAKKLLLKHVHPFQLYFKHQLNIGDLVLSAPDLRIAHNMDPKKDTTNKKHQTLYQQISKSLKMLRFGSVMFNDVSLRYENYKNGKIAVSKFKELNLTATDLLIDSATQFDKSRFLFCRDVTAELYNYSGYPLNGVYSYKVKEIKFSTFTSKLNINGITLTPTAAPFDFFRKAKKDRFTIRLDSVQINNFDYNIYSKSNTFRASSIDLSNGNFIVFSNPLFDPKKLTTDKRQSFPNAAIYLIPSKFKVDTIKIKNINVEYQEYNKKTKRIGHVDFTNTHGRFYNISNDSTALLKNNTARVKLNTTFMKEAPLEVNFSFNLTDKTRPFSFNGTMGAMDLSDINPASVPLASVAVKSGYLNRLDFSFDGSLKGTKGKVNMLYNKLVVQVLKADTVKDKMKRNLLATLYANAIMISHNNPDNPGDAPRIGYVNFKRPFYFPFFKTVWNSLFNGLKPCAGLDAKKQEQTKVKMAEHERNKVEKQKKKTERKRKRLLKKLSKERKKRLEQLRAAA
- a CDS encoding MiaB/RimO family radical SAM methylthiotransferase, producing the protein MMDFVVPDKAHDESRQGEALMLETKADKSGRKLYIESYGCAMNFSDSEIVASILLDKGFETTNDFTIADAIFINTCSIRENAEVRVRNRLKEFKVAKQRNPGMVVGVLGCMAERLKAKFLEEEKLVDIVVGPDAYRDLPNLIEQADGGQRSVNVLLSREETYADINPVRLNTNGINAFVSIMRGCDNMCSFCVVPFTRGRERSRDAHSIVKECTDLFNAGYREVTLLGQNVDSYKWKPTSPQPSPEEKELGEQPGQSKVLPLGEDLGGVVNFANLLEMVAQIHPDLRVRFSTSHPKDITDEVLYTMKRYDNICKYIHLPVQSGNTRVLDIMNRTYTREWYMNRIDAIRHILPGCAISTDIITGFCTETEEEHAETLSMMDYVKYDFAYMFMYSERPGTLAAKRYADDIPEDVKARRLNEVIAKQREHAHLRLLEKVGTVQKVLIEGYSKKSTNDYCGRSDENSMVIFPVDERFKPGQYVNVLADRCTTATLLGRIVE
- a CDS encoding head GIN domain-containing protein, which gives rise to MKRLAFTLIAAFTLAATTITSSAQSKEESRTVSDFNSVAAAGPFNVHIKLGNTESLTINADQRLLDKIETFVENGGSLQIKIKKSEWKLFQDVQKIDVYITAKSLKTLVNSGSGTMTVDGLINADSFTTVMSGSGSISASAKANEFHAVISGSGSVKIDGSASKVDAMISGSGQLQAKNFSTSTAKFTITGSGEAYIHADKEIHSSLIGSGSVFYTGNAQISTSKIGSGKVTKVD
- a CDS encoding sigma-54 interaction domain-containing protein, whose amino-acid sequence is MDVQEIKQRFGIIGSSPLLNRAITIASQVAPTDISVLITGESGSGKEAFSHIIHQLSPRKHGPFIAVNCGAIPEGTIDSELFGHEKGAYTGAVGERKGYFETVNGGTIFLDEIGEMPLGTQARLLRVLESGQFIRVGSSKVEKTNVRVIAATNVDVYDAVKAGKFREDLYYRLNTVPLRIPPLRDRKEDIYLLFRKFASDFTDKYRTPPIQLDEGAQQVLINYSWPGNVRQLKNMAEQLAVLERDRTITAQMLLNYIPAESGRSNLPMRLDNQPKEDFSERDLLYKVLFDMKRDMVELKKLVAEIIEHGGVSPTYNNTQAISQLYRDIEIPHQETQLTIQQPVTVNNNTKDPFNITPHDEEVEESLSLIEKESDLIRKALKKHKGKRKLAANELGISERTLYRKIKELNL
- a CDS encoding four helix bundle protein, with the protein product MKVWQKAMYLTDLTYSYCKDLPADERFNLIDQINRCSVSIASNIAEGSGKRTNTHNAEFLSTSLSSSYELETQLLICRRRGYGHSDKLDNCLQLFDEVQKMIFAFREHVINKAVIS
- a CDS encoding LptE family protein; translation: MLKRKLFIYAAVAMLVCITQSCSYRLDTNSIPLSLKTINIGFFENNAPMVVANLSQQFTESLKDRVRSQTRLSIVRGEADAMMTGNIIGYSIAPVSVQAPTTNSAPPIASASRLTITVSVKFSTNTSNKEDKKIDFDQQFSEYTDFNGDIGNKEQALIAIINRKLIDDIFNRAFNNW